DNA from Equus asinus isolate D_3611 breed Donkey chromosome 17, EquAss-T2T_v2, whole genome shotgun sequence:
GGGACAGTGGAGGAAGGCTCCTGCCCCTCACTCACCAGGATCTCTGCTGGCTTCTTCTTCTTGCGTTTCTCTTTTACGACTGGTGGAGAGATTCCCGGGAGAGTGGTGTCTGGGGCCCAGGGCTGCGCAGGGACCCTGGGGACCTCGGTTAACTTCGAACACACCACGGGCGAGACTCCAGACAAGTCCCCCACCTTCAGCAGCCCCTCGAAGCCAAAGCAGGAGTGGCGGCCCGGGGTGGAGGTGGCGCCGAGGGTCTCCAGCCGGCTGTAGGACCGCCGGACCTTCTTGGACATTTCTAGGTCTCTGGTGTCCAGGTCTTCCCCGGAGTTGGACTCGACGTTCAGGGGCTGCAGCACAGGTGTGGTGGTGGGCGTGCTGGGGACACTACATGTCTTGAAGAGGTCCTCCTTCGTAGGCTCCTTACTGGGAAGGTGGTTTTCTTTCTCCAAGA
Protein-coding regions in this window:
- the LOC106833600 gene encoding sororin — protein: MSARRTRSGGAAQSSGPAAPSPKSLRRSQRKSGSDLPSTLPAICPKAPHAAPVRKPIVLKKIVAHAAQIPSVNSPRRSPRIAFFLEKENHLPSKEPTKEDLFKTCSVPSTPTTTPVLQPLNVESNSGEDLDTRDLEMSKKVRRSYSRLETLGATSTPGRHSCFGFEGLLKVGDLSGVSPVVCSKLTEVPRVPAQPWAPDTTLPGISPPVVKEKRKKKKPAEILKSELDEWAAAMNAEFEAAEQFDLLVE